The sequence below is a genomic window from Sorangiineae bacterium MSr12523.
AATGGCAGAAACGCACTTTTGAAACCGGAAACGATAATCTGTTTCAAATCGGCGAACGTGAGCCCGAGCTGCGTGTGACATAGCCAGAGCTCCTTGGAGACCGTGGTATCGGTCACCAGGCGGTTGTCGGTGTTCACGGTCACGCGCAGCCCCAGGTCTTTGTAGAGCTTGAGCGGGTGGCTCGCGAGATCGCGAACGGCGTTGGTCTGCAGGTTCGATGACGGGCAACATTCAATGGGAATGCGGTGGTCGTTGACGTAGTGAAGCATGTCTCCGTTTTCGCGGAGCCGGCACCCATGGCCAATGCGATGGGCCCCACACACGTGAATGGCCTGCGCAATGGATTCGGGGCCGTACGCTTCCCCGGCGTGGATAGTGACGTTGATGTTGTTGTCCCGCACGAGCTGAAACGCCGCTTTGTGGTGTTTCGCAGGATGATCATACTCCGCCCCCGCAAGGTCGAACCCGACGACCCCTCGGCCTTTGTACGCAACCGCAAGCTGCGCCATTTCGAGGGAGCTTTCCGGCGAAACATTGCGTATTCCGCAAAGGATGACGTTGGACTCGATGCCGCACGCATCCTGCGCCGCGCGCAATCCTTCGAGCACCGCCTCGACGACGTTGGTGAGCCTCAACCCCCTCCGCGTATGAAGCATCGGCGAATAGCGCACTTCCATATAGCGGACATTCTCGTGCGCCGCATCCTCCGCGAGCTCGTACGCAATTCGCCGCAAAGCCTCCGCCGTTTGCATGACGCGCAAGGTAACGTCGAACGCTTTGAGGTATTCGACCAAGGACCCCACATTTTCCCCAAGATGCATCGCTTTGCGCAGGCCTTCGAGGTCATGCGCGGGCAAGTCCACCTTGTACCTCTGCCCAAGCTCGAGAATCGTCGCCAACCGCGCCGACCCATCGAGGTGAACATGCAAATCGGTTTTGGGAAGCTTCTCGATAATCTCGAGAGGAACTGTCTCTTTTCGTTCGGTTGGCATAAGGAAGAGTATCACACCGTGCCGCGCGAGTGACACGATCACGAGGAACGAGTCACGATCACGGGTCACGGGGCACGGGGCACGGGGCACGGGGCACGGGGCACGAGCGCGTGCGCGAGCACGAGGAGCGAGCACGAGCGCGTGCGCGATCACGATCACGATCACGAGGAGCGAGCACGAGGAGCGAGCACGAGCACGTGATCGTGATCGTGACACGTGATCGTGACACGTGATCGTGATCGTGATCGTGATCGTGGTCGCGCACGCGCTCGTGACACGTGATCGTGGTCGTGACCCGTGATCGTGCGCGTGCGCGTGCGCGTGCGCGAAGCGTTTCGCTGGAGCGCTCCCCCCTCGTCTCTTCGCGCACGCGCTGGTCTGGTGCCAGGACATCGTTGACAGGCCTCATGGCGAATGCCCGTGGAAGGAGTGCCGAACGATGAGTCTAAAACCGCCTTGTGTCGCGAGTTCGGCGTGAGTCGGCAAGCGGGATACAAGTGGATCAAGCGGTTCAAGGAGAGTGGCTACGACGGTCTCGAGGAGCAAAGTCGAAGACCGAAAACGGCGCCCCTCTCGCCCGCGGAAGACCTTGTCATCTCCGTGCTCGAAGCACGAGATCGTCATCCAACGTTGGGGACCACGAAAGCTCGAAGCGATGCTTCGTCGGCTGTTCGGTGAACAGACTCCGAGTGAGCGCACCATCGCAAGAATCTTGAAAAGGGCCAATAAAGTTCGCGAACATCGCCGACGAAGATCGACGAGCATCGTGGAACGTCACGGCAGATGCAGGCGAAGCATCCGAATGACGTCTGGACTGTCGACTTCAAAGAGTGGTGAAAGTCACTCGATGGTGAACGGTGCGAACCGCTCACCATCCGTGATGCATACAGCCGGTTCGTGCTCGACGTCGTGGTTTGTCGTCCGACGCACGAGGCCGTGAAAGAGGTGTTCGAGCGGCTCTTTCGGAAGTACGGCGTGCCTAACGCGATTCAGTGTGACAACGGCACTCCGTTCGTCCGCGTTCAAGCGCGAGGCGGAATTTCCAGATTCTCCGGGTGGTGGATGTCCCACGGCATTCGGACTTGTGCGCTCACGACCTGGCTGCCCGCAGGACAATGGTGCGCACGAGAGAATGCACGCCGACATGCACGGTGACGTGCATCGCGACCCTCGGCCACGGGTGACGCTGAGCAGCGGCAGCGATCCCGCTGGCGGCAGGAATTCAACCATGTGCGGCCGCACGATGCCTTGAATGGCAAGGTACCGGCGGAGTGTACAAGCCTGCAGAGCGTCGTCGCCCGATGTCGACATCTTACATGCATCCCGCACACATGCTTACTCGACCTGTTTGGAAAGGAGGCCACATCTGTTTTCGCAGTGATCGAGTCTACGTCGGCGTCTTCTTCGCCGGCCTCGATGTCGGGGTCGAGCTTGTCGATGCTTTGCAGGTGGGTGTCTGGTTTCGGGATGTCGAGCTTGGTGTTATTGAAATCTTGCCAGAGCTCGACGTCTCGAGTTTCGGTTGGCCGCAACCAAGTCGAAAGCGCCGCGCGAGCTGATGAGCAAAGTCGGCGCTGCGTGACAGGTGCCGCCTTCGGCGGGGGCCGCCGCCGCCATGGTTCGATGAGGCCCAGAAGCCTCTGGCTACACTCGCTCCTGATGACGGAATAGCGGGCGCGATTCGGAGTTGTGAGCTGCACGAGGGTGACAGCTCGCCTGTCAACAGCCCGTACCGATCTGTCAACGATGTTCTGTCGTGCTCCACGAGTGACACGATCACCGAGCACGTGCGCGTGCACGAGGAGCGATCAGGAGCACGACCACGAGGAGCGAGCACGTGATCGTGCCCCGTGATCGTGATCGTGCGCGCGCACGCGCTCGTGACACGTGATCGTGGTCGTGGTCGTGGTCATGGTCGTGGTCGTGGTCGTGACCCGTGATCGTGCGCGTGCGCGTGCGCGAAGCGTTTCGCTGGAGCGCTCCCCCTCGTCTCTTCGCGCACGCGCACGGGTCACGATCACGGGTCACGATCACGATCACGATCACGATCACGATCACGTGTCACGATCACCTGTCACGATCACCTGTCACGATCACCTGTCACGATCACGATCACGTGGCACGATCACGGCGTGCTTCGCCCTCACACCCGCGAAATCACCCCTCGCGAAATATAAAAAAACCTCGAAAACAGCGCGATAGAAATCGCGATGAGGCCGCCGGTGAGACCCCACCATATCCCTCGCGCTTGCCCGCCCAACACGAACCCAAAGAGAAGAGCGGCTGGTAACCCGAAAAACCAGTGGGCGACCACGTTGGCGATGAAGGGGAAACGCACGTCTCCTGCCCCTCGGAGGGCGCCGGTGGCCACG
It includes:
- the add gene encoding adenosine deaminase, translating into MPTERKETVPLEIIEKLPKTDLHVHLDGSARLATILELGQRYKVDLPAHDLEGLRKAMHLGENVGSLVEYLKAFDVTLRVMQTAEALRRIAYELAEDAAHENVRYMEVRYSPMLHTRRGLRLTNVVEAVLEGLRAAQDACGIESNVILCGIRNVSPESSLEMAQLAVAYKGRGVVGFDLAGAEYDHPAKHHKAAFQLVRDNNINVTIHAGEAYGPESIAQAIHVCGAHRIGHGCRLRENGDMLHYVNDHRIPIECCPSSNLQTNAVRDLASHPLKLYKDLGLRVTVNTDNRLVTDTTVSKELWLCHTQLGLTFADLKQIIVSGFKSAFLPFHVKQQYLRKVSDELAAFPDDVAELLSAYPTTKRADATLA